Proteins from a genomic interval of Luteitalea sp.:
- a CDS encoding response regulator: MKQHGTVLVVDDEEVMREVLETLLTREGYQVRLAASGSEGLEIARSMPFDAAIVDIMMPGLDGISTLEELKRIDEELPVLMLTAFASVETAIAAMKRGAFDYISKPFKNDEVLVVLRNAVERRRLVNENRALKQSLQHGAIKFDSIIGRSGKMREVFNLVIQVAPSRSTVLVCGESGTGKELIARALHTHSTRAERSFVTVNSGNLPPDLLESNLFGHVKGAFTGAIAPKKGLFEIADKGSIFFDEIGTVPVDTQAKLLRVMQEREFMRLGGVETIKVDVRIIAATNVDLQQLTEEGKFREDLYYRLHVIAVALPPLRERKEDIPLLVQHFLEKYGEENNRKDIELAPDALDLLMEYGWPGNVRELENVVERAVVLGSGDRIGPELIPDQVKGQRRFQLPSIVVPPDGISFKEVTGNFERQLIEATLEAAGGVQKKAAELLHIKPTTLNEMIKRYDIRPRRKRAGADDGGRVSVAEEEAGVEESAGQVPAAVGESRED; the protein is encoded by the coding sequence ATGAAGCAGCACGGAACTGTCCTGGTTGTTGACGATGAAGAGGTGATGCGTGAGGTGCTCGAAACGCTTCTAACGCGTGAGGGGTACCAGGTACGTCTTGCCGCGAGCGGATCGGAGGGCCTCGAGATTGCCCGCTCGATGCCGTTCGATGCGGCCATCGTCGACATCATGATGCCTGGCCTCGATGGCATCAGCACCCTGGAAGAGCTCAAGAGGATCGATGAGGAGCTCCCAGTGCTGATGCTGACGGCTTTTGCCTCGGTCGAGACCGCCATCGCGGCAATGAAGCGGGGCGCGTTCGACTACATCTCCAAGCCGTTCAAGAACGACGAAGTGCTCGTGGTCCTCCGTAACGCGGTCGAGCGCCGGCGCCTCGTCAACGAGAACCGCGCGCTCAAACAGAGCCTCCAGCACGGCGCGATCAAATTCGACAGCATCATCGGCCGGAGCGGGAAGATGCGAGAGGTGTTCAACCTCGTCATCCAGGTCGCACCGAGCCGTTCGACGGTCCTCGTGTGCGGAGAGAGTGGCACAGGCAAGGAGCTGATCGCACGAGCCCTGCATACGCACTCCACGCGCGCCGAGAGGTCGTTTGTCACCGTGAACTCCGGTAACCTGCCGCCCGACCTGCTGGAGTCGAACCTCTTCGGTCACGTCAAGGGGGCGTTCACGGGGGCGATCGCGCCCAAGAAGGGGCTGTTCGAGATTGCCGACAAGGGGAGCATCTTCTTCGATGAGATCGGCACCGTGCCCGTCGACACGCAGGCCAAGCTGCTGCGTGTGATGCAAGAGCGCGAGTTCATGCGCCTCGGCGGCGTGGAAACGATCAAGGTCGATGTGCGCATCATCGCGGCGACCAACGTCGACCTGCAGCAGTTGACAGAGGAGGGGAAGTTTCGAGAAGATCTCTACTACCGACTGCACGTCATCGCCGTGGCGCTTCCTCCTCTCCGCGAGCGCAAGGAGGACATCCCGCTGCTGGTGCAGCACTTTCTGGAGAAGTACGGCGAGGAGAACAACCGCAAGGATATCGAGCTCGCACCGGACGCACTGGACCTGCTGATGGAGTACGGCTGGCCCGGCAACGTGCGGGAGTTGGAGAACGTCGTCGAGCGGGCGGTCGTCCTGGGCTCAGGTGACCGGATTGGACCCGAGCTCATTCCGGATCAGGTCAAGGGCCAGCGCCGCTTCCAGCTTCCTTCCATCGTCGTGCCGCCCGACGGCATCTCGTTCAAAGAGGTGACCGGCAACTTCGAGCGGCAGCTCATCGAGGCGACGCTCGAGGCCGCCGGTGGCGTCCAGAAGAAGGCGGCGGAGCTCCTGCACATCAAGCCGACGACGCTCAACGAGATGATCAAGCGATACGACATCCGGCCACGCCGCAAGAGAGCTGGCGCAGACGATGGTGGCCGCGTCTCGGTGGCTGAGGAAGAGGCGGGCGTGGAAGAGTCCGCAGGACAGGTGCCCGCCGCGGTCGGCGAGTCACGTGAGGACTAA